From Schistocerca cancellata isolate TAMUIC-IGC-003103 chromosome 6, iqSchCanc2.1, whole genome shotgun sequence, a single genomic window includes:
- the LOC126191353 gene encoding uncharacterized protein LOC126191353, with product MEWNRKSIQLLIQAYKDEPSLFDHRHPQYHLKANRKEKLAKVAQRVGEVLPGVTANDCKSKFATLRSHYGAELKKMRTGKETGVVYSPTVWWFPLMEFLKNRIVPRSSHSNIPERFFSYKPQAVSMDSSHSSDLMDCYDLSDGPQLQIVESRSTEDTADSGSDNHSEFSTEIVEVKTEIDVMPSECVTTETQDAPEPPETHRLYAETQHHYEKPSKRQKKDDDDTLLLSTLSVLEKVSSYLDRTTEDDTLGKFVAEELRKMDNYICIKTRAKHRILQAIMDAQMEIIREIQKTKKSNMECSNCTK from the exons ATGGAATGGAACAGAAAATCCATTCAGCTTCTCATTCAAGCATACAAAGACGAACCCTCACTCTTCGATCACAGGCACCCCCAATATCATTTGAAG GCCAATAGAAAGGAAAAACTTGCAAAAGTTGCACAAAGGGTTGGGGAGGTGCTACCTGGTGTTACAGCCAATGACTGCAAAAGCAAATTTGCAACATTGCGGTCGCACTATGGCGCTGAACTTAAGAAGATGCGAACCGGTAAGGAAACCGGGGTAGTTTACTCACCCACTGTGTGGTGGTTTccactgatggagtttctgaaaaACCGAATTGTACCCAGATCATCACACTCAAATATTCCCGAAAGATTT TTTTCATATAAGCCCCAGGCAGTATCCATGGATTCCAGTCACTCCTCTGACCTAATGGATTGTTATGAT CTTTCAGATGGACCACAGTTGCAGATAGTGGAATCCAGAAGTACAGAGGACACTGCAGACAGTGGCAGT GACAATCACTCAGAGTTTTCCACAGAAATCGTTGAAGTGAAAACTGAAATTGATGTGATGCCCTCAGAGTGTGTcaccactgagacacaagatgctcCAGAGCCACCAGAAACACATCGTCTTTATGCAGAAACACAACATCATTATGAAAAGCCTTCAAAGCgacaaaagaaagatgatgatgatacatTGCTCTTAtccacattgtcagtgttggagaaAGTCAGTTCATATTTAGATCGAACAACGGAAGATGACACACTGGGGAAATTTGTGGCAGAAGAGTTACGAAAAATGGACAATTACATTTGTATTAAGACAAGAGCAAAACACCGAATACTCCAAGCCATAATGGATGCCCAGATGGAGATAATTCGTGAAATACAGAAGACAAAGAAAAGTAACATGGAATGTTCAAActgtacaaaataa